ACTGGTGGAAATCCACGCCGCCATCGTGGACATCGACAGCGACTACAAGCGCGACCTTGGCGTGACGTATCAGGGCACGGCGGGCAGCGGACAGCGCTGGGCGGGCGGTGGCGACTTTTCCACCGGCACGGACGCCTTTCCCACCCTGCCCAGCCCCGGCAAGCCCCTGGGCAACGGCCTTACCCTGTCCACCATCTACACCATGGGTTCCGACTACTTCCTCGCCCAGGTCACCGCGCTGGAAAAGAACGGCGAGGCCCGCATGCTGGGGCGCCCCTCCGTGCTCACCGTGGACAACGTGCAGGCCACCCTGGAAAACACCAGCACCTACTACATAGAGGTGCAGGGTTATCAGGCCGTGGACCTGTTCAAGGTGGAGGCGGGCACCGTGCTGCGGGTCACCCCGCACATCATCCGCAACGAGGACGGCGGGCAGTCCATCAAGCTGGTGGTCAGCGTGCAGGACGACCAGAACGACAACAGTTCCGCCACGAGCACTTCCAATTCCACCGCCATACCGCCGGTCAAGCAGACCAAGATCAATACCCAGGCCATCGTGGGCGGCGGCCAAAGCCTGCTTATCGGCGGCTACTACTACGAGCAGAAGTCCACCACCGACACGGGCATTCCCATCCTGATGGACATTCCCGTGCTGGGGCACCTGTTCAAGACCAATTCCAAGACCAGCAAGCGCATGGAACGGCTGATCCTGATCACCCCCAAGGTGGTCCGGCTTAACGAACTGCCCGCCACGCCGGAACGGGTGGACGATCCTTCGTTCCACCGCTCGGCCACGCAGGGCGACTACAACGAGAAGGTGCCCGCGCCCGCCCCGCGTCGCAGCGGCGGGTGCACCCGCAGCGTGACCACGGTGGACCCCGCGGAGCCTGCCGCGCCCGGTTCCTCGCCCGCTGCCCCCGCCAGGGCTCCGGCAGAGTCGCAGCTGCGCAGCCAGATGGTGCCGGGATATCCGGCGGCGTCTGAACCCGCCGTGCCCATCGTGTATGCCGTGCCTGTGACGGACGCCGGGGGGCGGGGATGAGCGCGTCCGCCACCGTATTGCTGCGTATTTTCACCGGCCCCCACGTGGGGGCTGAGGTCGTTTTGCCTGAAGGCGTCCATGTCGTCGGCACGGATGATTCGTGCGACATCATCCTGAGCGATGCGGCCCTGGCCGCGCGGCATGCCGCGCTGACCGTG
This genomic window from Nitratidesulfovibrio sp. SRB-5 contains:
- the sctC gene encoding type III secretion system outer membrane ring subunit SctC, with amino-acid sequence MRGALPILALLLCLLVAVTPCMAAPAASPVSSGPGASPVYGGSGGFVGAYTHYSEQEDLTVLLMDFARSQGLGASFSPGVTGTVSGRFDAVPPEKFLQGMRAAFGVLWYRVGATLNFYSEAETSRIFISPRVMSAEALYQALKQSSVLSPQLPADLMPGGGMIVVAGPQGYLDQVSAAVSAFEEAQTSNFGMRVFPLKYAWAEDISVNSMDKTVTLPGVASILRAMVTGSPASASRVTQEPATVDKLSGTGLVAQGRQQAQPQQSQAPQGQQGGQQPAQARGQQVSIMADPRVNAVIVHDAVYRMPYYESVIGDLDKPVELVEIHAAIVDIDSDYKRDLGVTYQGTAGSGQRWAGGGDFSTGTDAFPTLPSPGKPLGNGLTLSTIYTMGSDYFLAQVTALEKNGEARMLGRPSVLTVDNVQATLENTSTYYIEVQGYQAVDLFKVEAGTVLRVTPHIIRNEDGGQSIKLVVSVQDDQNDNSSATSTSNSTAIPPVKQTKINTQAIVGGGQSLLIGGYYYEQKSTTDTGIPILMDIPVLGHLFKTNSKTSKRMERLILITPKVVRLNELPATPERVDDPSFHRSATQGDYNEKVPAPAPRRSGGCTRSVTTVDPAEPAAPGSSPAAPARAPAESQLRSQMVPGYPAASEPAVPIVYAVPVTDAGGRG